Part of the Ziziphus jujuba cultivar Dongzao chromosome 8, ASM3175591v1 genome is shown below.
CCCAGGACAACCCCCAAAacaaaaatgcatatatatatatatatgttataataaaaaactataattgccccagaatttttttttttttttttttcagaaagggacacatatattataattttattattaggcGTTGTCATCTAGCTTTAACTGGTGCTTAATTTTCTGCCAAAAAAAACCAGCGCTGAATTTTACATATGGCCATGAAACTCATATTTACCAACAAACAGGAAACCAAAAAACCATGAAATTCCCTGTGGTTGGTATATATGGGTCCCCTTGAACCAATAATTTCATCTATAATACCGAAAGGTCGTATGaacacaatattatatatatatatatatatgtatctcttACTTTCTTCGTATGGACacaatatgttttatatatctctttctttttctcttttcttgttTCCCTTTGTTTTGGTGTTCTTTTTAAGTAGAATAACGTAGTACAGTTCCACTGCTGATCTTTTTGCTTTAATCATATTGCTAAAGCTTcagctatttatatatatatatatacacatttatgtATCTGTTGATTCACTTCTTCACATGCACATTCAACAATATATTGTTACAAAATTCTGGGATATATTCGTGAGCCCAAAGTTTGAGATTCtagtaatttttaattatttaattattatattattatattataattggaCTATGAATTAGTTACGATGTAACTTAAAAGTTATTTAATTTAGACTATGATATGAATGGTGTATTTTTGCCTCGTATTATACCGTTCACTTATTTATGTATGGGTTAACTTATCTGTATTTTAAgccaaagtaaaaaataaataaataaatatcaatatctagtttatattatttttaataatttatttattccatGAAAAGAAttgttttcttgaaattatTTTCACAATTCTTAAATAACTATATACAATATCATTTTTTCCACACTAtcatgtaaatatataaaaatatataaaataattttatataacatttttaatatttaaagtaCTCATAATTTATAGAGTTTTAACTAAGTGGaaaaatactcttttttttttttcttttttttcacaaatcaaACACCACTTCTCAATTAGGacactttcatatatatatatatatatatatatatatatatatatatatatatatatatatatatatttttttttttttttttttctgattagaACATTTTCAATCTCAAAACTATGAACATTTCTGGATTTGTTTGGTCGTATATTTTTAAGTACATTTGAGACTTTCAGtcacatatttttaaatatatttaaaatatttatatctgaaaatatttaattgcatatttttaaatatatttaagatattcAGTAGCATACTTTTAAACATATCTAAGGAAATCATATCTAAAAACGTTTGAtcgtttatttttaaatatatttaaagtatTCAATTACATATTTCTAAACacatttgaaatgttcaatcATATACTTCTgatcacaaatatatttaattgataaatatacttaatagtaatttaaatagggataaaaatataaatttataatgaaattgtATAGAATTGGTTTGGTAGTGCAATTAAAACAtttcttttccaaatttaaGATGACATCACATATCTAACTAGAGTCAATCATATCCTTTATCAACCCTTAAATATCTTTTGGAATGTTGAAATTTAAAGATAtcttgataaattaaataagtttaatgatgtattaaaatcttaaaaggATAAAACAGACCTCTTTAacttaatttaaacttaaaaaataattatacatcTTAATCCTTACACTGATTCAAAAAGCTGAAAATTAAAACTCTAACAGCAAAAccatcaaaaaattatatatatatattttttttatgtcttcaaaaaaaaaaaaaaaagggtatggatgaattatctttatttttgatATCTCATGcatcatatatttttgttaattctagttgatttataattaattaactaaagtCTTACATTTATTATAGATTCATTTCTATTtgtaaatttattacattttaaaaaaaatgatgcaGCATTTAACGTTCCTGATGCCATATATGTGCTTTCCAAAACGAGCATTTCTTCCTCATTATGATTTCGCATTGGTTTtaccaacaaatatatatatatatatgattcttTATTGGAatttcccataaaaaaaataataataataattctcaaTGTATAAAAAGTGCGTTTCCGTAAAGCGCATCAAACAACTCAGGACTGCCACATCGTATCAGATTGGTCCAATGTTGCTACGTGGCATTCTATGAGTTGTGGATATTAAACAGTAAAAATAGTTATCCCAGTATTGTGTTTAATCAATTAAAACAGTTTTATCTTTACTATTACTTATTTCAAAAGTACACCATTTCAGATGGTGTGATGTAGATGTTGTACACCGTCatctcatcatttttttttagaatcgAATAAAGTAGTCATCATTATGTCACccctatttatattttctataatattaaagaaaaacaagatacttattgcaaaaaattataaaaataaaaattactcgTCTCAATAtcgttattatttatttagggACAAAAAAGGTATAAAAGAAAGATGATCCActcaacaaaaaatttaaaagtaaaaaaataaaataaaataggaaaattaCATTTTAGACCATAAACATCTATATAAACGGGTAGCATTTGGCTTGAAAGTATGTACAACAACCTTCTTCCACTTCCACTAGATAATCATGGTAGTCCAGAAAAAAATCGTTGACGAAGTCTCTGGCTGGCTTCGAGTCTTCGATGACGGCTCAGTCGACCGGACATGGTCCGGACCACCCGAAGTCAAGTTCATGGCCGACTCGGTTACCCCTCACGACCACTTCGTTGATGGAGTAGCCGTTCGAGACGTTGTGGTGGATCAGGAATCGGGTCTCAAGGTCCGAATTTATCTACCCGAAGTACATCATTCTTATAAGCTCCCTGTTATACTTCACTTCCACGGCGGCGGCTTCTGCATCAGCCAAGCCGACTGGTTCATGTACTACACTGTTTACACCCGGCTGGCTCGACTCGCCGGTGCCATTTGCTTGTCTGTCTATTTGAGCCGAGCTCCCGAGCATCGTCTCCCGGCTGCAATCGACGATGGCTACTCGGCTCTACTCTGGCTCAGTTCCTTAGCTAAAGGTGGCTCCCACGAGCCATGGCTGGTTGACCATGCAGACTTCAACCGGGTTTTCCTTATCGGAGACAGCTCCGGAGCAAACCTAGTCCATGCGGTGGCGGCGAGAGCCGGAGAGGCGGACTTGAGCCCTTTGCGGCTAGCCGGAGGGATTCCGATACACCCTGGTTTTGTCCGGGCGGAGAGGAGCAAGTCGGAGTTGGAGATGCCGCAGTCGCCGTTCCTAACCTTGGACATGGTGGACAAGTTTCTGAGCCTGGCCTTGCCGGTGGGTTGCACCAAGGACCATCCGATTACGTGTCCGATGGGAGCGGCGGCGCCGCCTTTGGAGGGTTTGAAGCTTCCTCCACTACTGCTGTGTATTGCTGATAAGGATTTGCTTCTGGATACGGAAATGGAGTACTATGAGTGCATGAAGAGGGCAGACAAGGATGTGGAGCTTCTGATTAACCCCGGAATGACTCATAGCTTTTACTTGAATAAGATTGCTGTGGACATGGATCCAGACACTGGAATCGAAACTGATCGGCTTATTGCTGGGATTGTAGAGTTCATTAAAAAGCattgatgatggtgatgatgttgTTGATGACGATGTGAAAAATGCTTTGGAGCTTGCGTGATGTAgtgattatataaataatgatgaTATAAATGGATTATTAGCCAATAATATATTTTGGACCCAGAATTAAGGACAGAAGTAATAGCAACTTGGAGAGCTTACATGTTTGGTTTATTTGTTGTCAAGAAAATGTTTTGGGTTACACGAATTAGCAATTTTTAAGTGGATTTtagtgcataaataatttcattccAAAACAATGATAGTTTGCTGAATTACTTCTGTTGTTTTGTTTGGAGTCTAGATACCATTGAAAGTGTaaaaaaagagagggagagacaAGAAAGAGAATAGAGTCTACATGCATAAGcaattaaaagttaattaatacatatattttcagatgtaattaatattttataaattctcTGTTAAACTGGAGGGGGATTTTTCTAGGTCCAGATCACAAACTTAAAATCAACGTCAGTGATGCATCATTGCCATCTAAACGGTACTGGAAGGGAGGTACTTTGATGTCGTTCTTTGCTAAAAAATGATTCGTGGAAGTGGAATATGTTACATTCAATGTATGGTTATGTGCTGTTTGATCCGTGCGTGGTCCACCTCCTATAAGTTATTGTTATAGGAGCCATACTTTGCTGTCAAAAAGGAGGCAATTGAAATTGAATACGTCTACTTGCATTTACAAATTTAGGAATATGATACAGACATACAACTcattcatattaaaatattgttttttacaTTGTatggtataaaaaaaattatgtttattctTATAAAGTTTATATTAACTAGTTGCCACGTTTTTCATCCACTtatgttttctaaaatgtaaTCAAATAGATAtacaacaaattatatatatatatatatattatatttttggtgggACAATTTATATTAATACTCAAGCAATTGTGTGTCTCACGTTAAAAGTAGAAAAggtacttttttaaaaattattgttgtgtgtatatatatatatatttgaaacagTTATTGTTGTATAGTTATTATTTAAATCTCCGTTTCATTAGACATTATgttgtagaaaaaaaataatgaattaattaagGGAATAACTTTAggcaaaatatattatttaagctATGAATTATATCTTATATATGGTTGAAGTGAAAGTGGATACTGTGAATTTAATAATCTTAGAGTTattacaatatttttcaaatttattaattaaatgctaTGGTAGGtgatgtgataatatttaattagtttttttttttaatttatttatttatttatgtttttactcatttatatttaaattatataaatataacaatcaataacatttgttattttgataaatatatttggtgAACATTTTGATATAGGTAAATATGCATATACAACTTGAAAATGTAAACAAAATTTAAGGATAtttgtagaaaaaaataattgaaaggatataagaacaagaaatattaatttcaaaacataTTTTCTAATCGTGCTAGATATGAAAGACACCCTTTGAcgattgaaaattaataatattaattattatgaaacaatctcaattaattaactttttttcctcagaaattaaaaaaagaaaaaaaagaaaagaaaaatgcaagcctaaaaattctataaaataattaaccagcaaatcagaaaaaaaaaaaatcaatttcaaaagcCATCTCTCAAGCATCCACAAgggcaaattttattttatttttaaagatccCCTATACTGTTAGGCATTAGTTCTTATTCCATAAAATATTCTCAGGATTACTTTTCAATAAAGATTGATACGAAAAGTATTCCCTAATCCAATTTGGGATTgcattttggagaaaaatatttttttaatttagattcCAAACTTTTTATCCATCTACTATTTTCTGATTTGTTAttctttaatattattcttttgaatAAAGATGATATTTGCGTTGGTTATTGGAAAAGTTTTAACAAAAATGGATTTGCTTTTTGCCTATTTAGTCAAAAGTGTATCTATGGGCGTGTCAATATACCTACtcgttttataattttttttttgggttaatatcATTTGTCCAGATAGCTCAGTGTATAAATGATGGATATAACCATTTATAACTTTCCAATACTTGTCTATCTTTTAAGGTACCAATTAAGAAccaatacaattttttaaaaactatttatcaaatattttggtATATTCAACACCCTTACACATGCTTGtaagttaaccaaaaaaataaaatcccctTGAgataattaaccaaaaaaaataatatcccCTTGAgataatccaaaacaatgatCGCCGAGATAACCCTAAATCAAATCCACTCCATAatttataaagagaaaaaaagttaacaaaaaaataaagtcaaAAAGTATATTTAAGAGTGTCTTTTTTTCGCATATGTAGATattgctagttttttttttgtatttatgaaaGATGTATTTAATGACATAGTCAAATAATTCAAAGTCAATTGCCTCAATATCGTCCACTAGATCCaaacagaaataaataatagtaatcaCTTGTGAATATTGTCTATGTTATGTGGTGGAGAATTTTCTCCagagtttatttaaaaaaaaaagttcctctattttctttttttaatgtgtaTGATTACATTTAGTTGCCGACAAAATTTAACTTTCCAAATCATTtgtttcattaaaatttattttaattatttataataatatctcCCACATATTtatgataaatataatatttttatttcgatattttaaaattttgattctcAAATATGGATATTTGTGACTTACCAATTGAATATACCTAATTTAAGTAACTTGTTAATTGAATCCATATTATTTAACAACTAGAGTTTGAATTGTAAAAATACGAATTGCatacatttaattatatattaaattattaaactaaaaatttaatataagaaagtcaatttttttggacctataatttaaattgtcataaaatatgtgaatttaaatgGTACTCAATATAAGAAATGAGAaacataatttttcatattgatTTTGGTATAAAATTTGGATTTGAAGAAACTAAGAGTATAACTTCATTGATGGAAGTAAAGACCTctaaatttcatcaaattattgACCTTATTCGGACTCACAACTTGCCTTGATTCTTCAATATCGTAAATATGTAATCTAGAAAAAAACACATCAATGCTTCTTGATGAATTCCACAATCCCAGTAATAAGCCCATCAGTTTGGGCTGCGGTGTTTGGATCCATGTCCACAGCAATCTTATTCAAGTAAAAGCTATGAGTCATTCCGGGGTTAATCAGAAGCTCCACATCCTTTTTTGCCTTCTTCATGCACTCGTAGTACTCCGTTTCCGTATCCAGAAGCAAATCCTTATCAGCAATACACAGAAGTAGTGGAGGAAGCTTCAAACCCTCCAAAGGCGGCGCCGCCGCTCCCATCGGACACGTAATCGGGTGGTCCTTGGTGCAGCCCACCGGCAAGGCCAGGCTCAGAAACTTGTCCACCATGTCCAAGGTTAGGAACGGCGACTGCGGCATCTCCAACTCCGACTTGCTCCGCTCCGCCCGGACAAAACCCGGGTGTATTGGAATTCCTCCGGCTAGCCGCAACGGGCTCAAGTCCGCCTCTCCGGCTCTCGCCGCCACAGCATGGACTAGGTTTGCTCCGGAGCTGTCTCCGATAAGGAAAACCCGGTTGAAGTCTGCATGATCAACCAGCCATGGCTCGTGGGAGCCACCTTTAGCTAAGGAGCTAAGCCAGAGTAGAGCCGAGTAGCCGTCGTCAATGGCAGCCGGGAGACGGTGCTCAGGAGATAGGCGCAAATAGACCGACACGCAAATGGCACCGGCGGCGCGAGCCAGCCGGGTGTAAACAGTGTAGTACATGAACCAGTCGGCTTGGCTGATGCAGAAGCCGCCGCCGTGGAAGTGAAGTATAATTGGGAGCTTATAAGATTGATCTACTTCGGGCAGATAAATTCGGACCTTGAGACCCGATTCCTGATCCATCACCACGTCTCGAACGGCTACTCCATCGACGAAATGGTCGTGAGGGGGAACCGGGTCGGCCATGAACTTGACCTGAGGTGGTCCGGACCATGTCCGGTCGACTGAGCCGTCGTCAAAGACTCTGAGCCAGCCGGAGACTTCGTCAACGATCTTCTTCTCGACCACcatgattatatataatgtgGATATTTTGTGTTTGTTAATTTGTTGAATTCAATACCGTTTATATAGAAAGAAGTTAAAAGACGGATAGGTTGCTGTGATGAAATTATAGAGAAGCTTCAAAAGGTAACGTCACCCTTTTTGaatgatataatatttatttttattatttaaaatgtgtGAATATTTAGTGCCTGGGGCCCTGCGTAgatcaccctttttttttttttaatttttttttcctttttatggtgatggaaaaacaaattttttttttctgttattataaaatttaaagtttttaaaatcatAGATGTGAACGTAAAAGGTTGTCACGTACGTACATAGTACCACATCAATTGGTCATGTTTTTatcccccttttttttgtttttttaattacaaagttCGTCTTGATGAAACGAGTCTAGatctcctttcttcttcttcttcttcttcttctttttctttttctttttgttttctttttaatttttttttctcatatctATTATGTTATTCATAAAAGAAGACTCTTAATTcatgaatattatttttctttcacttttgtttttggtaatttgtttaataaaataGAATGTAGAAAAGAAGACGAAGTGGAAGAgtgaaaaatattagaaaaattttatattgcaACCAATTAATTGTCATTATTAATTAGCATTTTTGCAACAGGGTTTATCAATGAACAGAAATTGACCAAATACTCTTgatttattgattttctttttcttttcttttttaaacaaaaaaaacacacacatactagaaatgaatatcaaattgatACATAAAAGAAACCCCATTTCATAAACTTTACATGAATCATATGCACCTAATTACTAGTATTAGCAAGCATCTTCAAACTAACTATTACGGCTAGATTCGATCCTGGAGTTAGAATTAAAGAAAAACTTACAACTTTGTTTCACTATATAAGATATTAAATAGATGAGAAACTCAATAATATCCAAATACCAAAACACGACACATACTAGAAGAGGAGGGaggaagggagaaaaaaaaaaaaaaaaaaagccctttttAGTTTATGGGTTAATTTTATCGATCtttttttagatttgatttaaataccatttaattttttaattttaataatattatcaattttttaaaaaaatttaaataattattactgtatccttttattattttattcatccattcaaaataatatcattcatatatttatagaaatgcTAATTTTAGAGAACctatacataatattttcttaGTTTATCTTTGGCCTATTTAAAAGTgaataaatacaaaatcaatGTTTCCAGTATACTTAACTTttcctttgatttttttggaaCATGTTcttattaaatatatcaaattgaGGACGAGATAATTGAGTTTGcaatttaattttcctttaaataaagataaaatatgAGATTAATATGCTTAATTCttcttgggaaaaaaaaaaaaagtgatgtaATATATGTGTACGTGTCTGCGTCCTTGCAAATATATCTAATATTATTAGGCAAGACTTTAAATCATCAACACTATCGGAAGTCACATCTGCTTTAGCATAGATATCCTTTCTAGTGGAAAGTGAGGGCTGGACATGACCTTACCAATATGGATAATTGAATCAAGTCTTCTCCAGACATTATCACGATGAAGAGAAATTAAgaagagaaaattttttttttcaaagttttatcCTAATTGCATttaaatctaatatttttaaaatattatcatttagattttattagttaatttttaaaaattaattttatttgttaaagatcataattgtatttttacagtattatttaatcataaaatgataatttttaatctttctaTGATCATtaactataataataaattgaaaaaagctaacaaaatagatttattttgataaacaaggaaaattaaaaaaaattaataatgatttttcaaaagcgTAAAGTTTAAGTATAATTATTACAAAActaaaaaagtttaaatgaaaCTTGCCCATTATAAATTAAGCATGTCTAATTATAATGGTCACCATTCTAGTAAGTACATTCCTGAATAATACACATACGtatgtaatttttgaaaaaaaaaaaaaacttttgttttCCATGTTAGTTTCAAATGTAcgagaaaatacatttttaaaggaaaatttaaaaacatttattaaatatattgccatattataaaagtaaaaaaaaaaacacatatttttcaaaaaataaataatttttattattttattcttttttacgacaacataaaatatatatatatatatatatatatgtataaaaaagattttttaatattttattctattctttaattatttactatttttggttttttaatatataaaattattaccatCTCACgaatagttatatttttatatcatatgttaaaaataactaatattaatatatatttagtatccatattttttgttgcatattttttaatttataaggtATTATACACATACGAACCAAATTTATAAACTtctcatttgcatattttttttgccaaatttatttttatatttttaaataaataaaacgttttatattcatacatattatttatgtatttttactaTTCGGTACTTAACCAACTATGGTCACCGCacaatattatgttttttattttttaacaacaaaattaaatttgtctaaatataaattaacagaaattaatatatattttttaaaattttatacagaTCATGATATATGT
Proteins encoded:
- the LOC107412809 gene encoding carboxylesterase 15-like is translated as MVVQKKIVDEVSGWLRVFDDGSVDRTWSGPPEVKFMADSVTPHDHFVDGVAVRDVVVDQESGLKVRIYLPEVHHSYKLPVILHFHGGGFCISQADWFMYYTVYTRLARLAGAICLSVYLSRAPEHRLPAAIDDGYSALLWLSSLAKGGSHEPWLVDHADFNRVFLIGDSSGANLVHAVAARAGEADLSPLRLAGGIPIHPGFVRAERSKSELEMPQSPFLTLDMVDKFLSLALPVGCTKDHPITCPMGAAAPPLEGLKLPPLLLCIADKDLLLDTEMEYYECMKRADKDVELLINPGMTHSFYLNKIAVDMDPDTGIETDRLIAGIVEFIKKH
- the LOC125421675 gene encoding carboxylesterase 15, encoding MVVEKKIVDEVSGWLRVFDDGSVDRTWSGPPQVKFMADPVPPHDHFVDGVAVRDVVMDQESGLKVRIYLPEVDQSYKLPIILHFHGGGFCISQADWFMYYTVYTRLARAAGAICVSVYLRLSPEHRLPAAIDDGYSALLWLSSLAKGGSHEPWLVDHADFNRVFLIGDSSGANLVHAVAARAGEADLSPLRLAGGIPIHPGFVRAERSKSELEMPQSPFLTLDMVDKFLSLALPVGCTKDHPITCPMGAAAPPLEGLKLPPLLLCIADKDLLLDTETEYYECMKKAKKDVELLINPGMTHSFYLNKIAVDMDPNTAAQTDGLITGIVEFIKKH